DNA from Comamonas serinivorans:
TGCCGGCCCGCCGGCGCCACGCCCGCTTGCTGCGGCCGGTAGCTTGGGAGCGGATGGCGCCCCGGGCTCGGGTGACGCCGAGCGGACGCGGCAGCTGCTGGCCGACGCGCTGCCAGCGGTCTGGCTGGTGCTGCTCGCGGCCCTGCTGGGGCCGCTGTGGCGCTGGCCGCCGCCGGACCTGCCGCCGCCACCGGTGACCTTCTTCAGCCCGCGCGCCTACCCCGAGGCGCTGGCCGCGCACACGCACCTGGGCATGGTCTACGTCACCAGCCCGGCGCAGCTGCGCGACAGCCTGGCGGTGGCCAGGCGCCACGGCAGCCGCTTGCAGCTGGACTTCAGCACGGTGCTGCTGCAGGACCGGGCGCCAGCCCGGATCGACCGGCGCTACCGCGACGCACTGGGCCAGTGGCACACCAAGTCGTTCGCGCCCCTGCCCGAAGGCAAACTCAAGGATGTGCCGGCAGACGATGCGCTGGCCTTGCGCATGGCGTCGTACTGGCCGGTGCTGCAGGCCTACCGCGCGCAGGTCGACACCCTGTTCCTCATCGACGAGCCCTACATGCATGGCGTCAGCCACGACGAGCTCGGCCGCGCGGCCTCGCGTGTGCGGTCCCTGATGCTGCAGCATGGCCTGCGCCGGGTGCAGCTGGGGGTGGTGTTTTCGGGCGCCATGTTCGACGCTGGCTTTGCGCGGCACGTGGCCGATGGGGCCCATGCGCTGGCGGACGAGGTCGAGCGCTACCACCAGCGTGCCCAGCGCGAGGCCGATCCCCAGCACGCCGCGTGGGCCGCGCGCTTTGCACGCGAGCGGCTCACCACCTACGACCTGGCCGGCAACCTGTACGCGGGCGGCGGCATTCCGCGCGAATTCGACGTCGTGGCTTACAACCTCTACACCGCCACCCTGTTGCAGGACGCCGTGCACCGCCGGACGCTGGCCTGGTTTGCCGAGCTGGGGGCCAGCCCTGCGTGCCAGCCGTTCAAGGGCAGCGACCTGCGCGACTGGCGCCAGCGCCTGAGCTTCTACCGCGACGGCCCCGTGCAGGCCGATCAGGCGGGCGACCGCCGGCTGCTGGCGGCGGTGTTCCGCTGCAAGACCGAATCGGTGCACGCCCTGCTGCAGGCCCAGCCAGCGCGCCCGGGGCGGCGGTTCCAGCTCTGGGGCGAGTCCAGCGCCAACGGCTTCCTCGAATTCGATGCCCGCGGCCACGTGGATGCCGAGCAACCCGAGCTGCTGGTCGCCGCGCGCGTGGACGACGAGGTGGCGCGCACGCTCGCCTTCCTCGGTCGCCATGCCGACTTCTACCGCGCCGGTCTGGTGTTTTTCGTCTACGACGACACCGTGGACCCCAGCATCGGCCTGCACATCCAGGGCGCCAGCCACATGCCCGCCGTCATGGCGCGCGTGTTCCGTGCCGCGGGCAAAGCGCCGCCCTGAGGGAGCGCAGCCCGCGCCGATCTGGTCGCTGGCCAGGATGGTGCACCTGGGGGCGCCTGGACGAGCGTGTTGACAGCGCCCCACTCGGCGCGCCTCGCTCTACGCGTTCTGCACCGTCCGTCCAGGTCCACCGCCGTGCCCACGACCGCCCGAGTCGGCGCCTGTTTCGCCAGCGGGCAAGGCCATGGAACGGCGCCGGGGCGGTGACGCGCCTAAGATGGCCCGTTCTCGGTTTTCGATCACGCACAACAGAGGAGACGACATGCGGCTTGCAGGCAAAAACATGCTGGTCACGGGCGGTGCCAGCGGCATCGGACTGGCCACGGTCACGCGGTGCCTGAAGGAGGGCGCGAACGTGGTGCTGTCCGACCTGGACAGCAGCGATGGCGCGGCGCGGGCCCAGGCGCTGAACGACGCAGCGGCCCCGCACGGCGGCCGCTGCCTGTTCGTGCCGTGCGACGTGGCGCACACGCAGCAGGTGGGCGAGCTGGTCGACGAAACCGTGGCCCAGCTGGGCCGACTGGATGCGGTGTTCAACAACGCCGGCGTGGCCGCGGGCGCACCCGCCCATGCCACCGATGACGCGACCTGGCTGCACGTCATCGACATCAACCTCAACGGCGTGTTCCGCGTGGCGCGCGCGGTGCTGCCGGTGCTCTACAAGCAGCGCAGCGGCAACATCGTCAACTGCGCCTCCATCCTCGGCGTGCTGGGCCAGTCGGGCACGGCGGCCTACGCCTCGGCCAAGGCCGGCGTGGTCAACCTCACGCGCACGCTGGCGCTCGAGGCCGCGCCCCTCGGCGTGCGCGTCAACGCCATCGGTCCGGGCTACATCGACACGCCCTTGATCAAGCACCTGGAGCCGGCCCAGCGCGAGGCCCTGATCCGCCTGCATCCCCTGGGCCGCCTGGGCCGCGACGAGGAGGTGGCCAACGCCGTGCTGTTCCTGGCCAGCGACGAGGCCAGCTTCGTGACCGGCACCTGCCTGCTGGTGGACGGCGGCTTCACCGCTGGCAAGTCGTGAGCGGGGTGAATGAATCAATAGGTAGTATAGCCGGCTGTCCGTTTTGAATGAAACGGGTGTGGCTGCATACCCTAGTTTTGTTGCGGCCAGGCCTGCGCCCGCAAGTGGTGCTGCGGCGACCCGGCCGGGGTGATCCAGGCGACTGGCTGCGCGCCCGGCCCTCCCTATGATGCCGGCGCGACACGCCGTGGCGCCGCCCCAGGGCTGCCCGAGCCCGCCGCGCCGACGGTGCGGCTTGGCCCACCCTGAACGTCCCGCGCGCACCCTTTCAAGATTCCCGACTTCAGGAGACAACGTGTTCAAGCAACCTTCGGTTTTTGCGCTGTCCGTGGCGCTGGCTGCCACTGGCCTGGCCGGCCTGGCCCAGGCCGACACCTGGCCGAGCAAGCCCATCAAGGTGGTGCTGCCCTACACCCCCGGCGGCTCGGTCGACACCTCGACCCGCATGGTGATGGAGCCCGTGGCCAAGGCGCTGGGCCAGCCCATCGTCATCGAGAACAAGCCCGGCGCCAACACCACCGTGGGCACGGCGCAGCTCGTGCGCTCGGCCGCCGACGGCTACACCTTCGGCATCGTGCCGGCCTCGTACGCGGCCAACTACACCCTGTTCAAGAACCTGCCGTACAAGCACAGCGACCTCGCCCCCGTGTCGCACCTGGTGGACATCCCCATGTACCTGTTCACGCGGGCGCAGACCCCGGCCAAAAACGTGAAGGAGCTGGTCGCCTGGGCCAAGACCAAGCCGGTCAGCTATGCCTCGACCGGCCCCGGGTCGACCGGCCATTTCCTGGGCGCGGCCTTCACCCTGAAAGAGGGCATCGACGGCACGCACGTGCCCTACAACGGCAGCGCCCCCATCCTGGCCGACCTGACCTCGGGCCAGATCGATTTCCTGTTCGACCCGGCCATGGTGCCCATGCCGCACGTGAAGGCCGGCACGCTCAAGGTGCTGGCCGTGAGCCTGCCCAAGCGCTGCCCCTGCACGCCCGACGTCCCCACCCTGGAAGAGGCCGGCGTGCCGGGCTTTGTGCAAAGCTCCTGGATCGGCCTGATGGCGCCTGCGGGCACGCCCAAGGCCATCGTCGATCGCCTGTCCACCGAAATCGGCAAGGCGCTGAAGAACCCCGAGCTGATCAAGAAGCTGGCCGACATGGGCATGAGCGCACAGGGCAGCACGCCGGCGCAGTTCCAGGCCTTGATCGAGCGCGACACCCAGAACTACGCCGCCATCGCCAAGCAGGCCAACATCTCGCTCGACCGCTGAGGCGTGCACCTGGCGCGCTGACGGGCGATCGCGTCGCCCGCGCTGGTCGGGGTGGCAACCGCCGGTGATCCGGGCCCGCGGGGCCTCTTCGCTGAAGCGGGTGGCATTGCCTGCCACCTCAGCACCGGTCTCCCGCTGCGCACGCCCTGCGTGGTTGGCCGGGCATCGTTTGCCGCGCTGTCTACCACTGGCGCGCCACCGACAGCGGCGCCCAGGCCTCGGTGGCGGGGTTGTGCCACTCGATCGGGGCACGCGGCTGCCCTTGGCGCCGTCATGACCGGGTGATGACGAGGTGACGCGAGCTGTCACGGTGGCACGGCCCTTTGGCTTGCATCTTCGTCGCCTGGGCCGGCCGCCCGGACCCGGACTCGCCTCAGGCCAGCCGGGTCCAGCGCCCGGTGGGCACGTCGAGCTGCCAGCGCTCGGGCCAGTCCTCGATGAGGCCTGAGGGTCCGGGGATGTGCTTGCCGCCCCAGACCTCGATGACGCCCGGCGCCGTGAGCCTGGCCTGGTGGCCGTGGATCCAGCCGGGCATGGGCCTGGCCTGGTTGGCCCCCTCCTGGCTGGGCCCTTCCTGGCCATCCCCCTCGCACACGATGCGGCGCATCTGCAGGCTGTGGATGTGCAGGGCGTAGACCGGCGTGTGGCCGGGCTGGCGCTGGTGGTCGTGGCCCAGGCAGCCGATGACGATGACCTCGTCGCCGCACAGGGTGGCGCTGTGGTGGTCGGTGGGCGGGAACACGTCCGCCGGGTAGGCGAACACGCGCCGGTCCCAGCGCGGGTCATCGCTGCCGGCGGCGGGCGGTGTGTGCACGATGACGTCGTTGTAGATGAAGAAGTCGGGGTCGTAGCCGTCTTCGTGCTCGCCGCCGATCTGGATGCAGCGGCCATCGGGCAGCACCGTCAGGCTCTGGCCAAAGCGGTCGGTGTTCCACACGTGGGCCCAGGCTTCATCGGCAAAGCTCTGTTCTAGACCGAAGGCTTGGGCCGCGCCATAGGCCGATTCGTTGGACTCGATCATGGCCACGTGAAAGGCGCTGGTGATGTCTTCGCCGTTGTGCGTGTCCAGGCGCGGCGTGTGCTGCGCGGCGAACTCGGTGGGCGTGCAGCCCAGCAGCCACTCAGCCTGGCGCGCGTGGTCAAAGGGGTCGCCATGCGGCAGGCCCAGCCACACACGCGCGCCATGGCGGTCCAGCGCATCGGGCGGTGCGCCATGCTGCATCAGCAGGCGCTGCATGGCGGGGCTGATGGCGGCCTCCAGGGGACTGGTCAGTTCACCGCGAATGTGCACACTGGCGCCGGCCGCCAGCAGCAGCACGGCCAGGCGCAGGTCGTCTCTCTCCACCGCCTCGATCAGCAGCGTGCTGCCCAGGCCGCCCACGACGGCGTCGACGTGCACACCGGGCTGCGCCAGCCACCAGCGCATGGCGTCCGGCTCGCGCGACTCGCCCACCCAGTACCCCAGCGTGTGGTCGCGCCACACCACCTGCACGTCGGCGCCCGCGCGCCGGAGGGCCTCGAGCTTGCGCACATCGCCTTGCTGGGCCGCATATGAAATGGGCGTTCGCCCCCAGCTCTGGCGGGCTTCGAGCTGGGTGCGCAGCGCGGCCTGGGCGGGGTCGGCCAGCGCCGCCTCCAGGTCTGACGCGCTGCCCATCACCACCAGGCGGTGCAGGGGCGACCAGCCCAGCGAGGCGAAGTCGGCGCCGTGCGCGGCCATGCGGGCCAGCAGGTCGGCGCGGCCGTCGCGGGCCATGCGGTCGATGGCACGCCCATCCCAGCGCCGGCAGCCGTCGGTGGGCGCGCCTTGCGTCAGCAGCGCGTCGAGCATGGCGACCGATTTCGCCGCCTGAACGGCGTTGCAACCGTCGTCGTCCTGATGCCGCACATCGGCCCCCTGGTCCTGCCACCAGCGCACGCGGGCCAGGTCGTCGCTGTGCACGGCAGCGCGCAGGCCCGCGTTCAGCCACTGCTGCGCACTGGGCGGGGTGACCGGGAAGGTGTTCTGCTCCCAAGGCGCTGGCGTGCGCGCCACGGCACGAGCCTGGGCATCGCTGGCCAGCCAGCCCCAGGTTTTCAGCGCATCCAGCGTGCGCGCGGTGGCGGCCGGGTCGCTGCTGGCCAGGTGCAGCAGCGCGGGCCGACCCGTGGGCAAGGCCAACGCCCGCGCCGTCGCCGGGCCCGAATCCGCCGCCACGGTCTGCAGGTAGGCCTCCAAGGCGGGCCAACGCCGCTGCGCCACGAGCAGCGACACGGCCAGCGCCTGGCGGGCGGGATCGCGTGCGGCCAGCTGCATGCAGGTGGCCGCCAGGGCCGCGTCGGTCTGCCGGGTGTCCAGGCGTTTCATGGTGGTCAGGAAATTGAATGGGCAGTATGCATGGATATTCGATGTCAATTCATCGGAAGGCTGTGCATACTCCTCATCAATCGTCGCCTGGCTTGGCCGCATCGGCCTCGCCCAGCTGGTCGATCTGCTGCTGCACGCGGGTCATTTCGGCGTGGTTGACCTGGCCCACGCCCAGGCGTTCCACGGCCGTGACCAGCGGCATGATGAGCTGCCGGTAGGTGACGGAGAGCGACAGCAGCGCGTCGATCATGCGTTGGCTTTCGGCCGCCTGGCTGTTGGCGGCCAGCGTCTGGGTGCTGGCCTCCAGCGTGTGCACGGCGCGCGCCGTGGCGTCCAGGCTGGCGCGCAGCTGCTGCTGCGACTGGGCCTGGCCGCTTTCCAGCTGGGTGGCCAGCTGGGCAATGGCGGCCAGCGGCGTCGCCAGTTGCTCGGTCAGCGCGTGCTGGCTCTGCTGCAGCGGCTGCAGCTGGCGCGTCTGTTGCTCGATGAGGCGCGTCATCTGCGCGGCCAATTGCGTCGAGAGTTGTTGGCCCAGGTGCTGGCCCAATTGCTCACCCAGGCGTTCACCGAATTGGCCACTCAACTCACCACCCAGCGCCTGCACGGTGTCGGCCAGGGGCTGCTTGGGCTGCAGCTCGGCCACGCTGCGCGCGATGTCGATGAGGCCGTTGGTGACGCGGATGCTGGGGTCGTCGCTGGCGCCGCCGATCTTCTTGTGGCGCTGGTAGTCGGCCACGATGGCCTGCCAGCGGGCCTGCTCGTCCTCGCTGGGGCGGCCCAGCAGGTGGGCCAGCTGCAGCAGGTTTTCCTCGGCGCCCGTGGTCAGCGTTTGCGCTTCGCCGCGGTAGTGGTCGCGCACGAGGTTGTCGAGCTCGTCGTCGCGCATCAATGCCGTCACCTGCGGCGCCAGGCGCGTCATGTTGCGGTAGCTGCCCTGCAGGCGGAACGGCGGCTTGGTGCGGTAGGCATCGTCCTGGGCGGCCGATTCGATGTAGCCCAGGTTGACCTTGAGCAGCACGTCGCGCACCTTGAACAGGCGCTGCAGCAGTGCCTTGAGCTCGTCGAGCTCGGCCGCGCTGTAGGGGTGCGAGAACGCGCCGGGCTCGATCACCTCGCCCTGCGCCAGGCGCACCAGCAGGTGCACGTCCTTGGGCTCGCGCGAGGCCAGCGGCAGCGTCACCGGGTTGGCCGTCAGCGCGTTCTCGATGTACGAGAGCGCGAACACGGCCTCGCGGCCCGAGAGCACGTCGCCCAGGTTGTAGATGTCGGCGCGGTTGGCCAGCATGTCCGGAATGCGGAACACGTCGCCCGATTCGGTGTAGGGGTTGCCCGCCATGACCACCGCGAAGCGCTTGCCGCGCATGTCCCAGGTACGCGGCTGGCCGTTCCACACGCCTTCGATGCGGCGTGTGCCGTCGGCCAGGGCGATGAACTTCTGCAGGAACTCGGGGTGGGTGTGCTGGATGTCGTCCAGGTACAGCATCACGTTCGAGCCCATGGCCAGGCCCAGGTTGAGCTTCTCCAGCTCCTGCCGCGCCGCGCTGTTGGGCGCGGTGCTGGGGTCGATGCTGGTGACGCTGTGGCCCAGCGCGGGGCAGTTGATGCGCACGAACACCAGCCCGAGGCGGTCGGCCACGTACTCCATGAGGGTGGTCTTGCCGTAGCCCGGGGGCGAGATCAGCAGCAGCATGCCCATGCGGTCGGTGCGGGCCTGCTCGCCCGAGGCGCCAATCTGCTTGGCCAGGTTGTGGCCAATGAGGGGCAGGTAGACCTCGTCGATGAGCCGGTTGCGCACGAAGGTGGAGAGCGGCTTGGCCTGGAACTGCGCCAGGTGCAGGCGCTTTTTTTCGTCGGCCAGCAGGTCGTGGCGCAGCGCCTGCAGGGCGTTGAACCCGGCCACGGCCCAGCTGCGGTGCTGGCGCACGCGGCGCCAGAAGTCGTTGAGGTTGACCGCCAGCTGGCCCTCGTGGATGCGCGGGTGTTCGCTGCGCAGGCCCGTGGCGAGGCCGTCCAGCTCGGCGGCCACGCGGTCGCGCGGCAGGTCAAAGGCGATGGCGGTGGCGGCGTCGTCGATCCACGCCGCATGGTTTGCGGGGGTGCCGTCGCCGGCCGTTGAGGCTGCCTGCTGTTTCTCGGCATACGCGGCCACCCAGTGGCGGGCGAGGCGCCAGCGCTCGATGGGGGCGGCGGCCGCCAGGTCGCGCTGCCAGGACTGGGCCAGGCCGCCCACATCCAATTGCCGGTGCAGGGCCTGGGCCAGGTCCTGGCCCGGCGCGCTGATGCGCCAGTGCACGCCGTCGGCTTGCTCGGGCTGTGCCAGCTCGCGCACCAGGTAGCCCGCGGCTTCGTGGCACAGGGTGGCGACCAGCGCGCTGCGCTGGCCGACGCGGCCGGCGTCGCTGTCCGACGCGCTGCGCGGCAGCTCGATGGCGAGCGACGCGGCGAGGTCGGGCAGCAGGGTCTGGCTGATTTCGGGCCGCTGGCCGGCAAACTGGATCAGCTGCTGCGCGAGCTCGTCCTCCAGGGCCTGCAGCGGGCCGGGCTGGCCAAAGGCCTTGCCGATCTGCACCGCGCTGCGCGCACGCCGCAGCAGCGACTGGCGGTTTTCCTCGCGCATGCCTTCCAGCCAGTAGAGCAGGGCGAAGGCGCGCTCGGCCGCGCCATGCACCAGCAGGCCGGCGGCGCCTTGCATGGGGGCGATCAGGCGCACCAGGGTGAGCGCGTCGTCGTCGTGGATGCCGCGCTGGTAGCCCTCCTGGTAGCGGCTGGCGGCAAACCGGCGCAGCGATTCGACGGCGGCTTCGGGCAGCTCGAGCTGCGTCGATCCGGTGGCCGTGGCGGCCTGTTGCAGCTGCAGCTGCAAGGCGTCCCACCTCAGCTCGAGGTCGCCGCGCTGCACGGCGGTGAACCACTCGCTGGCCAGGTATTCGGCGCGCGCGAGCTGCGCGTTTTCAGACACCAGCGCCTGCTGCCAGAAGGGGCGCAGCGCCTCCAGGCGGGTGTCGCTGACGGGGGCCAGGTAGTCGGTGCCGGTGATCTGCCAGGCCAGGCCATCGCCATGGCCCACCAGCGTGAGGTCCAGCGGCTGCCGGTTGACCGTGAAGGTGTGTGTGCCGAGTTTGATGCCTTCGCCGCCGGCCGACAGCTCGCGCTGGTCGCGCACCGCGCGCACGGCCTGGTCGCGGGCGGTTTTCAGCCGCGTGTCGATGTCGTCGGCGGCCACGTCGGCGCCGAGCTTGCGCAGCTCCACCAGCTGCTCGCGCAGCTTGCCCAGCATGGGGTCGGAGGCGAAGTAGCTGTGCACCTGCGCCAGGTCGGTGAAACTGGCGATGCGGCGCGGGATGCCGTCGAGCACGCGCGCGGCGGCATCGCCCAGCGCCTTGGCGCGGCGTTGCTGGGCTTCCACCAGGCTCTGGCGGCGTGCCGACAGGGCTTCGTAGACGGTTTCGCGTTGCGTCGCGATGTCGGCCAAGAAGTCTTCCTGCTCGGAAAAGCGCGCCTCGATTTCCTCGAGCTGGGCCAGCAGGCGCGTCAGCGCGTCGTCGCACTTTTCGGGCGTGTCGGCCAGCTCGAGGGCGTTTTCCACCGCCTGGGCAAACAGCTTGAACTGGGCGCCGAACTCGGCGCGTTGTTCGGCCGCGCCCAGGCTGCGCCGGCGCTGGCGCGCGTCGGCGCGCAGGCGGTTGATGTCGGCATAGAGCAGGGCGATGCGGTCGAGGATGGCCGTGCGCTGCACGGCGTCGCCGCCGGGCAGGCCGCCCAGCTGCTCGCTGAGCAGGTCCAGGCCGGCCGCCTCGCGGTCCAGCGCGTCGAGCTGCTCGCCGATCAGCGTGGCGGTCTGCGCGTTCGGCAAGGCCGCGGCCACGTCGGCCAGGGCTTTCTTCTGGCCGTCGAACGCCTTGTCGTCGGCCAGGAAGACCATGGCGCGTTCGCCCACCCGCTGCTGCTCGGTGGCGATCTGGGCCGCCATCTCGTCCAGGCGGGCGAGGTCCACGTAGCGCAGCTCGCGCAGCAGGTGCAGCTCGCCCTGGCGCTGGCGCAGCTTGTCCAGCGCCACGACGAAGTCGCTCGGCGAGCGCCACATCTGGCTGGCGATCTCCGTCATCAGCTGGCGCTGCTGGCCCTCGGCCTTTTGCAGCGCGCGCGCGGTCTCCTCACGGATGGTCTCGACCTTCTCGAACTCGGCCAGCGTGGCCTGCGCGGCCTGTTCGATGGCCTGCAGGTCGGCGGCCACGCGCTGGGCTTCGTCGGCGTCGAGCCAGAAGTAGGCGTCGCGTGCGCGCTGGCTCTGGCGGATCAGGTCTTCGTAGGCCGTGCGGGTGGGGGTCTGCTCGCGCACGGCGCGTGCGATGGCCATGAGGTCGGACACGCCGCGCACCAGGTCGGCATTGCCCACGCGGCCGAAGAAGCCGGTGCCGGTGGGCTGCCTGGCGGCGTACTCCTCGGTGGCAAACGGCGTTTGCCACAGCTGCATGGGGTGCACGCGCGTGGCCTCGCCGCGCGTGGCCTGAAACACCAGCAGGCGCCCATCGGGAAAGCGGCTGTAGCCGTCGGCCAGGATGGGTGTGGCCAGGGTCTTGTCGATCAGGTTGTAGGTGAAGATGGCGTAGCAACCGGCATCGAGCGTGGAGGGGCTGCCCTGCGGCGCCGGCACGGTGCCGTAGAAGATGTAGGCCACGTCTTCGCCATTGGGCGAGCGCAGCATGCGGGTGAAGCGCAGCTGGTCGGTCAGGTCCTCGGGCAGGTCAAAGCGCTTGAACTCGCCCGACTGCAGGTAGTAGCCGCCCGGAAAGATGATGCCGTGGTCCTCGGGCAGCTGCATGCACGAGGCGCCGATGGCGTCGATGCGCACGACCTGGCGCGTGCGCTCGTTGTAGACCAGGTAGCGCGACTCGGGCTCGCGGTAGGGGCGAATCTGCAGCAGGATGAGTCGGCCCAGCCGGGCGTAGGCGACCTCGGCGTCGCCCAGGGCCTGGTTGGGGTCATCCACAGGCTCCTCGTAGATGCCTTCGCCCAGCTCGGTGTTGTTCTCGACCTTGACGGTCAGCGTGCCGCCCGTGGTTTCGACGAAGACCGTGTCGAGGATGTTGATGTGCGGGTGGGCACCGCCCACGT
Protein-coding regions in this window:
- a CDS encoding SDR family NAD(P)-dependent oxidoreductase, which encodes MRLAGKNMLVTGGASGIGLATVTRCLKEGANVVLSDLDSSDGAARAQALNDAAAPHGGRCLFVPCDVAHTQQVGELVDETVAQLGRLDAVFNNAGVAAGAPAHATDDATWLHVIDINLNGVFRVARAVLPVLYKQRSGNIVNCASILGVLGQSGTAAYASAKAGVVNLTRTLALEAAPLGVRVNAIGPGYIDTPLIKHLEPAQREALIRLHPLGRLGRDEEVANAVLFLASDEASFVTGTCLLVDGGFTAGKS
- a CDS encoding DNA repair ATPase — encoded protein: MTDAVTPPADAIDASVADSSSYDLLKKRLMAQGDQLLAKTQQLNAARIEQFGQREQHLLTRLRARTEHNCVPRDLVYLKGNRLLFGYNVFMGLRRETSVDDVFAVYELNHHSDSADGSETDELVRVPMEQTFLNDARFLSDFNELYTYYKQATLQLLRPTNEFVLAAFQIGQTASDIRVFRWRRESDGSLKYVDNRGERDIVPPPSHDFTWTTVTREQHVGGAHPHINILDTVFVETTGGTLTVKVENNTELGEGIYEEPVDDPNQALGDAEVAYARLGRLILLQIRPYREPESRYLVYNERTRQVVRIDAIGASCMQLPEDHGIIFPGGYYLQSGEFKRFDLPEDLTDQLRFTRMLRSPNGEDVAYIFYGTVPAPQGSPSTLDAGCYAIFTYNLIDKTLATPILADGYSRFPDGRLLVFQATRGEATRVHPMQLWQTPFATEEYAARQPTGTGFFGRVGNADLVRGVSDLMAIARAVREQTPTRTAYEDLIRQSQRARDAYFWLDADEAQRVAADLQAIEQAAQATLAEFEKVETIREETARALQKAEGQQRQLMTEIASQMWRSPSDFVVALDKLRQRQGELHLLRELRYVDLARLDEMAAQIATEQQRVGERAMVFLADDKAFDGQKKALADVAAALPNAQTATLIGEQLDALDREAAGLDLLSEQLGGLPGGDAVQRTAILDRIALLYADINRLRADARQRRRSLGAAEQRAEFGAQFKLFAQAVENALELADTPEKCDDALTRLLAQLEEIEARFSEQEDFLADIATQRETVYEALSARRQSLVEAQQRRAKALGDAAARVLDGIPRRIASFTDLAQVHSYFASDPMLGKLREQLVELRKLGADVAADDIDTRLKTARDQAVRAVRDQRELSAGGEGIKLGTHTFTVNRQPLDLTLVGHGDGLAWQITGTDYLAPVSDTRLEALRPFWQQALVSENAQLARAEYLASEWFTAVQRGDLELRWDALQLQLQQAATATGSTQLELPEAAVESLRRFAASRYQEGYQRGIHDDDALTLVRLIAPMQGAAGLLVHGAAERAFALLYWLEGMREENRQSLLRRARSAVQIGKAFGQPGPLQALEDELAQQLIQFAGQRPEISQTLLPDLAASLAIELPRSASDSDAGRVGQRSALVATLCHEAAGYLVRELAQPEQADGVHWRISAPGQDLAQALHRQLDVGGLAQSWQRDLAAAAPIERWRLARHWVAAYAEKQQAASTAGDGTPANHAAWIDDAATAIAFDLPRDRVAAELDGLATGLRSEHPRIHEGQLAVNLNDFWRRVRQHRSWAVAGFNALQALRHDLLADEKKRLHLAQFQAKPLSTFVRNRLIDEVYLPLIGHNLAKQIGASGEQARTDRMGMLLLISPPGYGKTTLMEYVADRLGLVFVRINCPALGHSVTSIDPSTAPNSAARQELEKLNLGLAMGSNVMLYLDDIQHTHPEFLQKFIALADGTRRIEGVWNGQPRTWDMRGKRFAVVMAGNPYTESGDVFRIPDMLANRADIYNLGDVLSGREAVFALSYIENALTANPVTLPLASREPKDVHLLVRLAQGEVIEPGAFSHPYSAAELDELKALLQRLFKVRDVLLKVNLGYIESAAQDDAYRTKPPFRLQGSYRNMTRLAPQVTALMRDDELDNLVRDHYRGEAQTLTTGAEENLLQLAHLLGRPSEDEQARWQAIVADYQRHKKIGGASDDPSIRVTNGLIDIARSVAELQPKQPLADTVQALGGELSGQFGERLGEQLGQHLGQQLSTQLAAQMTRLIEQQTRQLQPLQQSQHALTEQLATPLAAIAQLATQLESGQAQSQQQLRASLDATARAVHTLEASTQTLAANSQAAESQRMIDALLSLSVTYRQLIMPLVTAVERLGVGQVNHAEMTRVQQQIDQLGEADAAKPGDD
- a CDS encoding Bug family tripartite tricarboxylate transporter substrate binding protein; the encoded protein is MFKQPSVFALSVALAATGLAGLAQADTWPSKPIKVVLPYTPGGSVDTSTRMVMEPVAKALGQPIVIENKPGANTTVGTAQLVRSAADGYTFGIVPASYAANYTLFKNLPYKHSDLAPVSHLVDIPMYLFTRAQTPAKNVKELVAWAKTKPVSYASTGPGSTGHFLGAAFTLKEGIDGTHVPYNGSAPILADLTSGQIDFLFDPAMVPMPHVKAGTLKVLAVSLPKRCPCTPDVPTLEEAGVPGFVQSSWIGLMAPAGTPKAIVDRLSTEIGKALKNPELIKKLADMGMSAQGSTPAQFQALIERDTQNYAAIAKQANISLDR
- a CDS encoding ankyrin repeat domain-containing protein — its product is MKRLDTRQTDAALAATCMQLAARDPARQALAVSLLVAQRRWPALEAYLQTVAADSGPATARALALPTGRPALLHLASSDPAATARTLDALKTWGWLASDAQARAVARTPAPWEQNTFPVTPPSAQQWLNAGLRAAVHSDDLARVRWWQDQGADVRHQDDDGCNAVQAAKSVAMLDALLTQGAPTDGCRRWDGRAIDRMARDGRADLLARMAAHGADFASLGWSPLHRLVVMGSASDLEAALADPAQAALRTQLEARQSWGRTPISYAAQQGDVRKLEALRRAGADVQVVWRDHTLGYWVGESREPDAMRWWLAQPGVHVDAVVGGLGSTLLIEAVERDDLRLAVLLLAAGASVHIRGELTSPLEAAISPAMQRLLMQHGAPPDALDRHGARVWLGLPHGDPFDHARQAEWLLGCTPTEFAAQHTPRLDTHNGEDITSAFHVAMIESNESAYGAAQAFGLEQSFADEAWAHVWNTDRFGQSLTVLPDGRCIQIGGEHEDGYDPDFFIYNDVIVHTPPAAGSDDPRWDRRVFAYPADVFPPTDHHSATLCGDEVIVIGCLGHDHQRQPGHTPVYALHIHSLQMRRIVCEGDGQEGPSQEGANQARPMPGWIHGHQARLTAPGVIEVWGGKHIPGPSGLIEDWPERWQLDVPTGRWTRLA